A DNA window from Anaerocolumna sp. AGMB13020 contains the following coding sequences:
- a CDS encoding inorganic pyrophosphatase, translating into MAYNVEFWAALDNLVEQSEIIIDRPKGTVHPNYPDFLFRVDYGYLKGTSSMDGKEIDVWRGSDPGEYIDAIICTVDLTKRDSEIKILIGCNEEEKEKIYQTHNSSKYMKGIMTRR; encoded by the coding sequence ATGGCATATAATGTGGAGTTTTGGGCAGCTTTGGACAACTTGGTAGAGCAATCGGAAATCATAATAGACCGTCCCAAAGGTACTGTTCATCCAAATTACCCTGACTTCTTGTTTAGGGTAGATTATGGCTATTTAAAAGGAACTTCTTCTATGGATGGTAAGGAAATAGATGTCTGGCGTGGAAGTGATCCGGGTGAATATATAGATGCCATTATATGTACGGTAGATTTAACGAAAAGAGATTCAGAAATCAAGATACTTATAGGCTGCAATGAGGAAGAAAAAGAAAAAATATATCAGACACACAATTCCTCCAAGTATATGAAAGGTATTATGACACGTAGATAA
- the ileS gene encoding isoleucine--tRNA ligase, which yields MEKEYFKWTNAYGFTENEKKILNWWEEEKIFQKLKSQNSKGPKYRFFDGPITANNPMGIHHVWGRTLKDTFLRFKAMNGFESHYRNGFDGQGLWVEVEVEKELKFEAKKDIEKYGIDNFSQRCIERVERCADIITDQSKRLGQWMDWENSYYTHKDENITGIWTFLKTCSDYGWIKKIHRPMPWCPRCGTSLSEHEMTGSYKELEHEAVFARLPLKEKEADILVWTTTPWTLAANTALAVNKDLDYVLVQLDEGRPLWMGKNYYNKKYSCEGKNECVRILEEAKGDVLSGLQYETFFPEIEVQKNLQHKIVLWEEVTEGDGCQVVHIAPGCGAEDYGLGVTEELPKIVPIDEAGIFYNSFGFLKGKEAKTVRAEVFQELKLRGKLHYTQKHKHSYPVCWRCKEEVLFRLVDEWAIDVEEIRPKLLENTRKVTWNPPYQEKRMTDWLLHMGDWCISRSRYYGLPLPIYECSCGTVTVIGSRKELKEKAVQKALVDELPHLHRPWIDAITISCPHCKKEVSRIKQVGDVWLDAGIVPFSTMKYFEDRDYWKSYFPAECVIEMKEQIRLWFYSMLFMSTVLTGEPPYEQVSTYGMVTAEDGSKFSKTGFMIRFDEAAAAIGADASRYLFAQTPIANDVRFGYNLGEECKRKLLNFYNIAVFFTTYAEIDHPFIDLNALQNLPLDQSDQWLMSTISTVIRETEKSYREYNTKDVLQLFEKAVEDISNFYIRINRKRYWKEGETDDKKAAYTVLFYCLKTLTQIAAPIIPFLTEYIWQCVIRKYSDAEESVHLSLWPRTQEKWITEGMPLLSMVQNTRDLLSLSLKIRNEKKLKVKQKLDCAYLWFQQLSDRPDSYFENILKTEMNVNRIEYTEFLTDFRQPVIKLNFREAGQILKGELNTVNNILKELSTAQTDEIAQRLLKGEAVNLPGIRKPLEAGIFSVEYTDKASLGAAVQNNLGIALDINITESLKQEGLLRMLLRQCQVARKKAGYKVSDKIYLNIDCSKELKDLIIKERAMFESELLAFLTTDFEPDYREDILLEKHPFTINLKLTNN from the coding sequence ATGGAAAAGGAATACTTTAAATGGACGAATGCATATGGTTTCACAGAAAATGAGAAAAAAATCTTAAACTGGTGGGAAGAGGAGAAGATTTTTCAAAAGTTAAAATCCCAAAATAGTAAAGGGCCTAAATACCGTTTCTTTGACGGTCCGATTACTGCAAATAATCCCATGGGAATACATCACGTCTGGGGAAGAACCTTAAAAGATACTTTTCTTCGTTTTAAGGCAATGAATGGGTTTGAGAGCCATTACCGAAACGGTTTTGATGGTCAGGGGTTATGGGTTGAGGTTGAAGTAGAAAAAGAGCTTAAGTTTGAAGCGAAAAAAGATATCGAAAAGTATGGTATTGACAACTTTTCACAAAGGTGCATAGAGCGGGTAGAACGCTGTGCAGATATTATAACTGACCAGTCGAAACGCTTAGGTCAATGGATGGATTGGGAGAATTCCTACTACACCCATAAAGACGAGAATATCACAGGTATCTGGACCTTCTTAAAGACTTGTTCCGATTATGGATGGATAAAGAAGATTCACCGTCCCATGCCCTGGTGTCCGCGCTGCGGTACTTCTTTATCGGAACATGAAATGACCGGTTCCTATAAGGAACTTGAACATGAAGCTGTATTTGCAAGGCTTCCGTTAAAAGAAAAAGAAGCAGATATCCTTGTCTGGACTACGACGCCCTGGACACTGGCTGCCAATACTGCATTGGCAGTGAATAAAGATCTGGATTATGTGCTTGTTCAGTTAGACGAAGGAAGACCCTTATGGATGGGAAAGAATTATTATAATAAAAAATACTCCTGTGAAGGCAAAAATGAATGTGTCAGAATTCTGGAAGAAGCAAAAGGTGACGTTCTCAGTGGCTTGCAATATGAGACCTTTTTTCCTGAAATAGAGGTGCAGAAGAATTTACAGCATAAAATCGTATTGTGGGAAGAAGTCACGGAAGGTGATGGGTGTCAGGTAGTTCATATAGCTCCCGGCTGCGGTGCCGAAGACTATGGGCTGGGGGTGACAGAAGAGCTTCCCAAAATTGTTCCAATAGATGAAGCAGGCATCTTTTACAACTCCTTTGGTTTTCTTAAGGGAAAAGAAGCAAAAACCGTAAGAGCAGAAGTATTTCAGGAGCTGAAGCTCAGAGGAAAACTTCATTACACACAGAAGCATAAACACAGTTATCCTGTATGCTGGCGCTGTAAAGAGGAGGTATTATTTCGCCTTGTAGACGAATGGGCAATTGATGTAGAAGAAATACGTCCGAAACTTCTTGAGAATACAAGAAAAGTAACCTGGAACCCGCCTTACCAGGAGAAGCGCATGACAGATTGGCTACTTCATATGGGGGACTGGTGTATTTCCAGAAGCCGTTATTACGGACTTCCTCTGCCAATCTATGAATGCAGCTGCGGCACTGTTACAGTAATTGGTTCACGAAAGGAACTGAAGGAGAAAGCGGTTCAGAAAGCTTTGGTGGATGAATTACCCCATCTGCACAGGCCTTGGATTGATGCTATTACCATAAGCTGTCCTCATTGTAAAAAGGAAGTATCTCGTATAAAACAAGTCGGAGATGTATGGTTGGATGCCGGAATCGTGCCCTTTTCCACTATGAAATATTTTGAAGACAGAGACTATTGGAAATCCTATTTTCCTGCTGAATGTGTTATTGAGATGAAGGAGCAGATTCGTTTATGGTTTTATTCCATGCTGTTCATGAGTACTGTTCTTACAGGTGAGCCGCCTTATGAGCAGGTAAGCACATATGGTATGGTGACGGCAGAAGACGGTAGTAAATTCTCCAAAACCGGGTTCATGATACGATTTGATGAAGCAGCAGCTGCAATCGGTGCAGATGCTTCCCGCTATTTGTTTGCCCAGACACCTATTGCTAATGATGTTCGTTTCGGTTACAATCTTGGGGAAGAGTGTAAACGAAAATTGTTAAACTTTTATAATATTGCTGTATTTTTTACTACCTATGCTGAAATCGATCATCCCTTCATAGATTTAAATGCTTTGCAGAACCTGCCATTGGACCAATCCGATCAATGGCTGATGTCGACCATATCAACTGTCATCCGGGAGACCGAGAAAAGTTACAGGGAATATAATACCAAGGATGTTTTGCAATTATTTGAAAAAGCAGTAGAGGATATTTCCAATTTCTATATCCGCATAAACCGGAAAAGATATTGGAAAGAAGGGGAAACGGACGATAAAAAGGCTGCATACACCGTACTTTTTTATTGTCTGAAGACTCTTACACAAATTGCTGCACCCATCATCCCTTTTCTTACGGAATATATCTGGCAGTGTGTTATCAGAAAATATTCTGATGCAGAAGAATCCGTACATTTAAGCCTGTGGCCGAGAACACAGGAAAAATGGATAACCGAAGGAATGCCGTTACTTTCTATGGTACAGAATACACGGGATCTTCTAAGTTTATCCTTAAAAATCCGCAATGAAAAGAAACTGAAAGTAAAACAGAAACTGGATTGTGCTTATCTCTGGTTCCAGCAGTTATCTGACCGTCCGGATTCTTATTTTGAGAATATTTTAAAAACTGAGATGAATGTGAATCGGATTGAATATACAGAATTCCTTACTGATTTCAGGCAGCCCGTCATTAAACTGAATTTTCGAGAAGCGGGCCAGATACTAAAGGGAGAATTAAATACTGTTAATAATATACTAAAAGAACTTTCGACAGCTCAGACAGATGAAATTGCTCAAAGGCTGTTAAAAGGAGAAGCTGTAAATCTTCCAGGTATTCGTAAGCCTCTGGAAGCTGGAATCTTTTCAGTGGAGTATACAGACAAAGCTTCACTGGGGGCTGCGGTCCAAAATAATCTTGGTATTGCTCTGGACATAAATATTACTGAGAGTCTTAAGCAGGAAGGGCTTCTTCGAATGCTTCTAAGACAATGTCAGGTTGCAAGGAAAAAGGCAGGTTATAAGGTCAGTGATAAGATTTACTTGAATATAGATTGTAGCAAAGAACTAAAAGACCTTATAATCAAAGAAAGAGCTATGTTTGAAAGTGAGCTGCTGGCTTTCCTGACTACGGATTTCGAACCTGATTACAGAGAGGATATTTTATTGGAAAAGCATCCCTTTACAATTAATCTTAAACTGACCAACAATTAA
- a CDS encoding flavodoxin family protein, whose protein sequence is MKTIIISYSYTGNNEALAEMVAKELSVKHYKITTSKPMTMVTILLDMMFSRVPRVDPLPAIVKDYDIVLFFGPVWMGQTASPLRAYLNNLKRNSKPYGFISISGGADGGNPKLAQELLKRTGNPPVLLLDQHLSELLPVKSQVTRKETSSYKINEADLMQLTKHTLEAVKGIL, encoded by the coding sequence ATGAAAACAATTATTATTTCTTATTCTTACACAGGCAATAATGAAGCACTTGCAGAAATGGTTGCCAAGGAATTATCTGTAAAACACTATAAAATAACTACCTCAAAGCCTATGACAATGGTTACAATCCTTCTTGATATGATGTTTTCCAGGGTACCTAGAGTTGATCCTCTACCGGCTATCGTTAAAGATTACGATATTGTACTTTTTTTCGGACCAGTTTGGATGGGGCAGACAGCTTCGCCGCTACGGGCATATTTAAATAATCTAAAGCGCAATTCCAAACCCTATGGTTTTATTTCTATAAGCGGAGGAGCAGATGGTGGAAATCCGAAACTGGCTCAAGAACTCTTAAAGAGAACCGGCAATCCCCCTGTACTACTTTTAGATCAACATTTATCAGAATTATTACCTGTAAAATCTCAGGTTACCAGAAAAGAAACATCTTCCTATAAAATCAACGAAGCCGATTTAATGCAACTCACAAAACATACACTGGAAGCTGTCAAAGGAATCCTCTGA
- a CDS encoding GGDEF domain-containing protein, whose translation MDKTHISEMEKEIQIEYNRIDNKWLELHFKTSVGLFIFSFFIELALGYIMCNSEYLNTSVTMFIIKYIFIPFTVNFICILVNFIVIHSKTISQVHKVYIISLLFVVICFVLFTVHVAFSALYFIFALPIMLTIIYADYRLTVITSALSMVGMVTSELFITWDLDKVNIFEDSIRLVDFLISLFILLAFSTVSMVVIRFEREKNAASIQKELERQQLQKKLQMDELTGIFNRRALHDTIKDMDTETADNNCIFVMLDIDNFKTLNDSFGHIFGDECLQQMGRILKKNCTDAIPFRYGGDEFCILFPNASVEDTVKTCEKISKDLQSVSFENMENIKLTASIGISGYYKHMDSARLIVNADQALYAAKTIKNTIHIYTEADKS comes from the coding sequence ATGGATAAAACACATATCAGTGAAATGGAAAAAGAGATACAGATAGAATATAACCGCATTGACAATAAATGGTTGGAACTTCATTTTAAGACATCCGTTGGCTTATTTATTTTTTCCTTTTTCATAGAATTAGCTTTGGGATATATTATGTGTAATTCTGAATATCTAAACACTTCGGTTACGATGTTTATAATTAAATACATCTTTATACCTTTTACCGTTAATTTTATATGTATCCTGGTTAATTTTATTGTAATACATTCAAAGACGATTTCACAAGTACATAAGGTTTATATCATTTCATTATTATTTGTAGTTATATGTTTTGTGTTGTTTACTGTTCATGTAGCCTTTTCAGCACTATATTTTATCTTTGCCCTTCCTATTATGTTAACCATTATTTATGCAGATTATCGTCTTACTGTTATTACTTCTGCTCTGAGCATGGTCGGTATGGTTACATCAGAATTATTTATTACATGGGATTTGGACAAAGTTAATATCTTTGAAGATTCAATCAGGTTAGTCGATTTCCTGATTTCTTTATTTATACTGCTTGCCTTTTCTACTGTGAGCATGGTTGTCATTCGTTTTGAACGGGAGAAAAATGCAGCCAGTATTCAAAAAGAACTGGAAAGGCAGCAGCTGCAGAAGAAACTGCAGATGGATGAATTGACGGGTATTTTCAACCGCAGGGCTTTGCATGATACCATAAAAGATATGGATACTGAAACCGCTGATAATAACTGTATTTTTGTGATGCTTGATATCGATAATTTTAAAACCTTAAACGATTCCTTCGGACATATATTCGGTGATGAATGCCTTCAGCAGATGGGGCGTATTTTAAAGAAAAACTGTACAGATGCAATCCCTTTTCGCTATGGTGGCGACGAATTCTGTATTTTATTTCCCAACGCCTCTGTGGAAGATACTGTTAAGACCTGCGAAAAGATCAGCAAAGACCTTCAGTCTGTAAGCTTTGAAAATATGGAAAATATTAAGCTAACAGCCAGTATTGGAATATCCGGTTATTACAAGCATATGGATTCGGCAAGGCTTATCGTTAACGCAGACCAGGCATTATATGCAGCTAAGACAATTAAGAACACCATACATATCTATACGGAAGCAGATAAAAGCTAA
- a CDS encoding phosphotransferase enzyme family protein — MTTSDILLQLNHSYPLYFRSLELLSEGGSRTFCAWSDHEKYFLKVIPFAFCDSAKQSTDILLYLEENRFPSPSVIKTKSGKAYVEGQDKENILVVFNYLEGEEPEPDDNLELAGELIGKLHQLMRAYKEDLPEHNKKYFINRYIDLLKQMSYDENKLNKFREYGEYLWSRVENLPRGFCHGDLYPGNLFKTLKGNYYILDFDTASYAFPLYDCVLFCNRTNYFDYEEEGLLRSKKAFQSFLKGYSRYSILSTEEINAFNDLLAIYHYQLQATILEIHGPNCVDEEFLDRQLDWLMCWRKQCEKEEKCVTNKQL, encoded by the coding sequence ATGACTACATCTGATATCTTGTTACAGCTGAATCATTCCTATCCGCTTTACTTTAGGAGTTTGGAGCTGTTAAGTGAAGGTGGTTCCAGAACATTTTGTGCCTGGAGCGACCATGAGAAATACTTCTTGAAGGTTATACCTTTTGCTTTTTGCGATTCTGCCAAACAATCTACGGATATTTTATTGTATCTGGAGGAAAATAGATTTCCTTCCCCTTCTGTAATTAAAACAAAGAGTGGGAAGGCATATGTTGAAGGGCAGGACAAAGAGAACATTTTAGTAGTATTTAACTATCTTGAAGGGGAAGAACCGGAGCCAGATGACAATTTGGAATTGGCAGGCGAGTTGATTGGTAAACTCCATCAACTGATGAGAGCATACAAGGAAGACCTTCCCGAGCATAATAAAAAATATTTTATTAATCGTTACATAGATTTACTTAAACAGATGAGCTATGATGAAAATAAGCTAAATAAATTCCGTGAATATGGAGAATATCTCTGGAGCAGGGTGGAAAACCTCCCCCGAGGCTTCTGTCATGGAGATTTATATCCGGGTAATTTATTTAAAACACTGAAAGGAAATTACTATATATTAGACTTTGATACCGCTTCCTATGCTTTTCCCCTATATGATTGTGTACTATTCTGCAATCGAACAAATTATTTTGATTATGAGGAGGAGGGGCTGCTTCGATCTAAGAAAGCATTTCAATCCTTTTTAAAGGGCTACAGCAGGTATTCTATTCTTAGTACGGAGGAAATAAATGCCTTTAACGATTTACTGGCAATATATCATTATCAGCTGCAGGCGACCATTCTGGAAATTCATGGCCCAAATTGTGTGGATGAAGAGTTTCTTGACAGACAGCTTGATTGGCTTATGTGCTGGCGTAAGCAGTGCGAGAAAGAAGAAAAGTGCGTTACAAATAAACAATTATAA
- a CDS encoding DALR anticodon-binding domain-containing protein, which yields MHTFHDLFTQRIKNIDFKWEDVLSFEGASGPYIQYTYARAKSILRKNRDYTAALDIDFEVLSEEYSYQLIKGLNSYTDTVIKAAENYEPSMIARYVLNLAQDFNKFYHKCPIKQSDNHIKKARLLLVYGVQKIIGEAMSLLGIECPEEM from the coding sequence ATGCATACCTTTCATGACTTATTTACACAAAGGATTAAGAATATAGATTTTAAATGGGAGGATGTATTAAGCTTTGAAGGAGCTTCAGGACCATATATTCAATACACCTATGCAAGGGCTAAGAGTATCTTGCGAAAAAACAGGGATTATACAGCTGCTTTAGATATCGATTTTGAAGTACTGTCAGAGGAATACAGCTATCAGCTAATAAAAGGCCTGAATAGCTATACAGACACAGTTATAAAAGCGGCAGAGAATTATGAGCCTAGTATGATAGCACGGTATGTACTTAATCTGGCACAGGATTTTAATAAATTTTATCATAAATGTCCAATCAAGCAATCAGACAATCATATAAAAAAGGCCCGATTACTGCTTGTATACGGAGTTCAAAAAATAATAGGTGAAGCTATGTCATTACTGGGCATAGAGTGTCCGGAAGAAATGTAA
- a CDS encoding TetR/AcrR family transcriptional regulator yields the protein MEDKKTLIYNSAKELFSSNGFKDTNISVITKKAGMAVGTFYNYYSSKEKLFMDIFLEENEKLKKSCLQSLDLNQNPMIVVKQMLKLNTEGIRTNPILREWYNRSVFEKLEQVYREENGLDTVDFLYDSFLELVNLWQEQGKMRKDIDSKMIMMIFAAITNIDTHKEEIGFEYFPELLEHMTELIMNSLMNCSS from the coding sequence TTGGAAGATAAAAAAACATTGATTTATAACAGTGCAAAAGAATTATTCAGTTCAAATGGCTTTAAAGACACAAATATATCTGTGATAACAAAAAAAGCCGGAATGGCAGTTGGGACTTTCTATAATTATTATTCCTCCAAAGAAAAACTGTTTATGGATATCTTCCTGGAAGAAAATGAAAAACTTAAAAAATCCTGCCTTCAGTCACTGGATCTGAATCAGAATCCAATGATTGTGGTAAAGCAGATGCTGAAGCTTAATACAGAGGGGATAAGAACAAACCCAATCTTAAGAGAATGGTACAACAGAAGTGTTTTTGAAAAACTTGAGCAGGTATATCGAGAAGAAAATGGTCTTGATACAGTAGATTTCTTATACGATAGTTTTCTCGAACTGGTAAACCTCTGGCAGGAACAAGGAAAAATGAGAAAAGACATCGACAGTAAAATGATAATGATGATCTTTGCAGCGATTACGAACATCGATACACATAAAGAAGAGATTGGGTTTGAATATTTTCCGGAGCTTTTGGAGCATATGACGGAACTTATCATGAATAGCCTTATGAACTGCTCCAGCTGA
- a CDS encoding FMN-binding protein — MLSSKEKKKKLRLWHIILIILLILVFAGFTAILVDGRERNELETLTIENIDFTHLKDGIYVGEYSGTKGHFRDATVELTIENGKIQDIRVLKGALDNKGNPAKLSKGVTILDLFHKVINAQSLQVDAISGATLTSKAHLKALEAALKKAKDEK; from the coding sequence ATGCTAAGTTCAAAAGAAAAGAAAAAGAAATTACGCCTTTGGCATATTATATTAATAATACTGTTAATTCTTGTGTTTGCTGGCTTTACAGCAATATTGGTTGATGGCAGAGAACGGAATGAACTGGAAACCCTGACCATTGAAAATATAGATTTCACACACCTGAAAGATGGTATTTATGTTGGAGAATATAGCGGAACAAAAGGGCATTTCAGAGATGCCACAGTCGAATTGACAATAGAAAATGGTAAAATACAAGACATCAGAGTACTGAAAGGAGCACTGGATAACAAAGGTAATCCTGCTAAATTATCAAAAGGTGTTACCATATTAGATTTATTTCATAAGGTAATAAACGCACAATCATTACAGGTGGATGCCATCAGTGGTGCAACACTTACATCAAAAGCGCATCTAAAAGCACTGGAAGCGGCATTGAAGAAAGCAAAAGATGAAAAATAA